Proteins co-encoded in one Kutzneria chonburiensis genomic window:
- a CDS encoding prepilin peptidase, which translates to MVVLLVFVGLLGLVVGSFLNVVIHRVPVGASVVSPPSACPNCDVRIRPRHNIPVVGWLLLRGKCSDCGAPISVRYPLVELLTGVLFVAVALRVTTPELPAYLYFTAMGIALSAIDLETRRLPNAIVLPSYPVIAVLLTAGAAFQWDFWALLRAGIGGVALFAFFCVLAVSFPAGMGFGDVKLAGIIGMVLGFLSWRALVIGGFAGFLLGAVVGVAVMAARKGNRRTALPFGPFMVAGALLAVFTADALTGAYLRTLGLF; encoded by the coding sequence GTGGTCGTGTTGTTGGTCTTCGTCGGGCTGTTGGGCCTGGTCGTGGGCTCATTTCTGAACGTCGTCATCCACCGCGTCCCGGTCGGCGCCTCGGTCGTCTCACCGCCGTCGGCGTGCCCGAACTGTGATGTGAGGATCCGTCCGCGACACAACATCCCGGTCGTCGGCTGGTTGTTGCTGCGCGGCAAGTGTTCCGACTGCGGCGCGCCGATCAGTGTCCGCTACCCGCTGGTCGAGCTGCTGACCGGTGTGCTGTTCGTGGCGGTGGCGCTGCGCGTGACGACGCCGGAACTGCCGGCGTACCTGTACTTCACGGCTATGGGCATCGCGCTGTCGGCGATCGACCTGGAGACGCGGCGGCTGCCCAACGCCATCGTGCTGCCGTCCTATCCGGTCATCGCGGTGCTGCTGACCGCGGGTGCGGCGTTCCAGTGGGACTTCTGGGCGCTGCTGCGGGCCGGCATCGGGGGAGTGGCCCTGTTCGCGTTCTTCTGCGTGCTGGCGGTGTCGTTCCCGGCCGGGATGGGTTTCGGCGACGTGAAGCTGGCCGGCATCATCGGCATGGTGCTCGGTTTCCTGTCGTGGCGGGCGCTGGTGATCGGCGGCTTCGCCGGCTTCCTGCTCGGCGCGGTCGTGGGCGTCGCGGTTATGGCGGCCCGCAAGGGCAACCGGCGCACGGCGCTGCCGTTCGGGCCGTTCATGGTCGCCGGGGCGCTGCTGGCGGTGTTCACCGCCGACGCGCTGACGGGAGCCTACCTGCGCACGTTGGGCCTGTTCTAG
- a CDS encoding response regulator translates to MTIRTAVIESHTLLRYGLAQLIEQQPDMELVGEACSGAEATHLVAAQRPDVVTLAVTLPDVDGIALARQLRDRDPELGIVVLTSRGEDDVLFRAMETGASAFVPKTAPTSEVLGAMRHASVAASSFTASGLADAFARQRGAGTRTGLSPRERETLDLLSHGLSVPAIAGRMYVSQSTAKTYVTRLYEKLGASNRAQALMTAVHQGLIHSMAS, encoded by the coding sequence ATGACGATCAGAACCGCGGTCATCGAGTCGCACACGCTCCTTCGCTACGGCCTGGCCCAGCTGATCGAGCAGCAGCCGGACATGGAGCTGGTCGGTGAGGCGTGCTCGGGGGCCGAGGCCACCCACCTGGTCGCCGCCCAGCGGCCGGACGTGGTCACGCTGGCCGTCACCCTGCCCGACGTCGACGGCATCGCGCTGGCCCGCCAGCTCCGCGACCGCGACCCCGAGCTCGGCATCGTGGTGCTGACCTCACGTGGCGAGGACGACGTGCTGTTCCGGGCGATGGAGACCGGCGCGTCGGCATTCGTGCCGAAGACCGCGCCGACCAGCGAGGTGCTGGGCGCGATGCGGCACGCCTCCGTGGCCGCCTCCTCGTTCACCGCCAGCGGCCTGGCCGACGCGTTCGCCCGGCAGCGGGGCGCCGGGACGCGGACCGGCCTGAGCCCGCGTGAGCGTGAGACGCTGGACCTGCTCAGCCACGGCCTGTCGGTGCCGGCGATCGCCGGCCGGATGTACGTGAGCCAGTCGACGGCGAAGACCTACGTCACCCGCCTGTACGAGAAGCTCGGCGCCAGCAACCGCGCCCAGGCCCTGATGACAGCGGTGCACCAGGGCCTCATCCACAGCATGGCCTCATAG